A single genomic interval of Panthera uncia isolate 11264 chromosome A1 unlocalized genomic scaffold, Puncia_PCG_1.0 HiC_scaffold_17, whole genome shotgun sequence harbors:
- the ARSI gene encoding arylsulfatase I isoform X1 yields the protein MAMHALTGLSLVSLLSFGYLSWDWSKPSLAADGPGEAGVEQPSAAPPQPPHIIFILTDDQGYHDVGYHGSDIETPTLDRLAAEGVKLENYYIQPICTPSRSQLLTGRYQIHTGLQHSIIRPRQPNCLPLDQVTLPQKLQEAGYSTHMVGKWHLGFYRKECLPTRRGFDTFLGSLTGNVDYYTYDNCDGPGVCGFDLHEGESVAWGLSGQYSTMLYAQRVSHILASHSPRRPLFLYVAFQAVHTPLQSPREYLYRYRTMGNVARRKYAAMVTCMDEAVRNITWALKRYGFYNNSVIIFSSDNGGQTFSGGSNWPLRGRKGTYWEGGVRGLGFVHSPLLKRKRRTSRALVHITDWYPTLVGLAGGTASAADGLDGYDVWPAISEGRASPRTEILHNIDPLYNHARHGSLEAGFGIWNTAVQAAIRVGEWKLLTGDPGYGDWIPPQTLAAFPGSWWNLERMASARQAVWLFNISADPYEREDLAGQRPDVVRALLARLVDYNRTAIPVRYPAENPRAHPDFNGGAWGPWASDEEEEEEEEEAGRARSFSRGRRKKKCKICKLRSFFRKLNTRLMSQRI from the exons ATGGCGATGCACGCCCTCACTGGCCTCTCGCTGGTCAGCTTGCTTAGCTTCGGCTACCTGTCCTGGGACTGGTCCAAGCCGAGCCTGGCGGCCGACGGTCCCGGGGAGGCGGGCGTGGAGCAGCCCTCGGCCgctccaccccagcctccccatATCATCTTCATCCTCACCGACGACCAGGGCTACCACGACGTGGGCTACCATGGCTCAGATATTGAGACCCCTACGCTGGACCGGCTGGCAGCTGAGGGTGTCAAGTTGGAGAATTATTATATCCAGCCTATCTGCACGCCTTCGCGGAGCCAACTTCTCACTGGCAG GTACCAGATCCACACGGGACTCCAGCACTCCATCATCCGCCCACGGCAGCCCAACTGCCTGCCCCTGGACCAGGTGACGCTGCCCCAGAAGCTGCAGGAGGCGGGTTACTCTACCCACATGGTGGGCAAGTGGCACCTGGGCTTCTACCGGAAGGAGTGCCTGCCTACCCGCCGGGGCTTCGACACCTTCCTGGGCTCGCTCACGGGCAACGTGGACTACTACACCTACGACAACTGCGACGGGCCCGGGGTGTGTGGCTTTGACCTGCACGAGGGCGAGAGTGTGGCCTGGGGGCTCAGCGGCCAGTATTCCACTATGCTCTATGCCCAGCGTGTCAGCCACATCCTAGCCAGCCACAGCCCCCGGCGGCCCCTCTTCCTCTACGTGGCCTTCCAGGCGGTGCACACGCCCCTGCAGTCCCCTCGTGAGTACCTGTACCGCTATCGCACCATGGGCAACGTGGCCCGGCGGAAGTATGCGGCCATGGTCACCTGCATGGATGAGGCTGTGCGTAACATCACCTGGGCTCTCAAGCGCTATGGTTTCTACAACAACAGCGTCATCATCTTCTCCAGTGACAACGGCGGCCAGACCTTCTCGGGGGGCAGCAACTGGCCGCTGCGAGGACGCAAGGGCACTTACTGGGAAGGTGGTGTGCGTGGCCTGGGCTTTGTCCATAGCCCCCTGCTCAAGCGGAAGCGCCGGACCAGCCGGGCACTGGTGCACATCACTGACTGGTACCCGACCCTGGTGGGTCTGGCAGGCGGCACCGCCTCGGCGGCCGATGGGCTGGATGGCTACGATGTGTGGCCGGCCATCAGCGAGGGCCGGGCCTCACCGCGCACAGAGATCCTGCACAACATTGACCCCCTCTACAACCATGCCCGGCACGGCTCCCTGGAGGCTGGCTTTGGCATCTGGAACACTGCCGTGCAGGCCGCCATCCGTGTGGGCGAGTGGAAGCTGCTAACAGGGGACCCTGGCTATGGCGATTGGATCCCACCGCAGACGCTGGCCGCCTTCCCTGGCAGCTGGTGGAACCTCGAGCGCATGGCCAGTGCCCGCCAGGCAGTGTGGCTCTTCAATATCAGCGCTGACCCCTACGAACGGGAGGACCTGGCTGGCCAGCGGCCTGATGTGGTCCGTGCCCTGCTGGCCCGTCTGGTGGACTATAACCGCACAGCCATCCCTGTGCGCTACCCGGCTGAGAATCCCCGGGCCCACCCTGACTTTAACGGGGGTGCTTGGGGGCCCTGGGCCAgtgatgaggaagaagaggaagaggaggaagaggcaggcagggctCGAAGCTTCTCCCGAGGACGCCGCAAGAAAAAATGCAAGATTTGCAAGCTGCGATCCTTTTTTCGTAAACTCAACACCAGGCTGATGTCACAGCGGAtctga
- the ARSI gene encoding arylsulfatase I isoform X2, which produces MAMHALTGLSLVSLLSFGYLSWDWSKPSLAADGPGEAGVEQPSAAPPQPPHIIFILTDDQGYHDVGYHGSDIETPTLDRLAAEGVKLENYYIQPICTPSRSQLLTGRYQIHTGLQHSIIRPRQPNCLPLDQVTLPQKLQEAGYSTHMVGKWHLGFYRKECLPTRRGFDTFLGSLTGNVDYYTYDNCDGPGVCGFDLHEGESVAWGLSGQYSTMLYAQRVSHILASHSPRRPLFLYVAFQAVHTPLQSPREYLYRYRTMGNVARRKYAAMVTCMDEAVRNITWALKRYGFYNNSVIIFSSDNGGQTFSGGSNWPLRGRKGTYWEGGVRGLGFVHSPLLKRKRRTSRALVHITDWYPTLVGLAGGTASAADGLDGYDVWPAISEGRASPRTEILHNIDPLYNHARHGSLEAGFGIWNTAVQAAIRVGEWKLLTGDPGYGDWIPPQTLAAFPGSWWNLERMASARQAVWLFNISADPYEREDLAGQRPDVVRALLARLVDYNRTAIPVRYPAENPRAHPDFNGGAWGPWAKLDHKRKEMGKSKKEEKEKRKESGKGRQR; this is translated from the exons ATGGCGATGCACGCCCTCACTGGCCTCTCGCTGGTCAGCTTGCTTAGCTTCGGCTACCTGTCCTGGGACTGGTCCAAGCCGAGCCTGGCGGCCGACGGTCCCGGGGAGGCGGGCGTGGAGCAGCCCTCGGCCgctccaccccagcctccccatATCATCTTCATCCTCACCGACGACCAGGGCTACCACGACGTGGGCTACCATGGCTCAGATATTGAGACCCCTACGCTGGACCGGCTGGCAGCTGAGGGTGTCAAGTTGGAGAATTATTATATCCAGCCTATCTGCACGCCTTCGCGGAGCCAACTTCTCACTGGCAG GTACCAGATCCACACGGGACTCCAGCACTCCATCATCCGCCCACGGCAGCCCAACTGCCTGCCCCTGGACCAGGTGACGCTGCCCCAGAAGCTGCAGGAGGCGGGTTACTCTACCCACATGGTGGGCAAGTGGCACCTGGGCTTCTACCGGAAGGAGTGCCTGCCTACCCGCCGGGGCTTCGACACCTTCCTGGGCTCGCTCACGGGCAACGTGGACTACTACACCTACGACAACTGCGACGGGCCCGGGGTGTGTGGCTTTGACCTGCACGAGGGCGAGAGTGTGGCCTGGGGGCTCAGCGGCCAGTATTCCACTATGCTCTATGCCCAGCGTGTCAGCCACATCCTAGCCAGCCACAGCCCCCGGCGGCCCCTCTTCCTCTACGTGGCCTTCCAGGCGGTGCACACGCCCCTGCAGTCCCCTCGTGAGTACCTGTACCGCTATCGCACCATGGGCAACGTGGCCCGGCGGAAGTATGCGGCCATGGTCACCTGCATGGATGAGGCTGTGCGTAACATCACCTGGGCTCTCAAGCGCTATGGTTTCTACAACAACAGCGTCATCATCTTCTCCAGTGACAACGGCGGCCAGACCTTCTCGGGGGGCAGCAACTGGCCGCTGCGAGGACGCAAGGGCACTTACTGGGAAGGTGGTGTGCGTGGCCTGGGCTTTGTCCATAGCCCCCTGCTCAAGCGGAAGCGCCGGACCAGCCGGGCACTGGTGCACATCACTGACTGGTACCCGACCCTGGTGGGTCTGGCAGGCGGCACCGCCTCGGCGGCCGATGGGCTGGATGGCTACGATGTGTGGCCGGCCATCAGCGAGGGCCGGGCCTCACCGCGCACAGAGATCCTGCACAACATTGACCCCCTCTACAACCATGCCCGGCACGGCTCCCTGGAGGCTGGCTTTGGCATCTGGAACACTGCCGTGCAGGCCGCCATCCGTGTGGGCGAGTGGAAGCTGCTAACAGGGGACCCTGGCTATGGCGATTGGATCCCACCGCAGACGCTGGCCGCCTTCCCTGGCAGCTGGTGGAACCTCGAGCGCATGGCCAGTGCCCGCCAGGCAGTGTGGCTCTTCAATATCAGCGCTGACCCCTACGAACGGGAGGACCTGGCTGGCCAGCGGCCTGATGTGGTCCGTGCCCTGCTGGCCCGTCTGGTGGACTATAACCGCACAGCCATCCCTGTGCGCTACCCGGCTGAGAATCCCCGGGCCCACCCTGACTTTAACGGGGGTGCTTGGGGGCCCTGGGCCA AGCTGGACCATAAAA